A region of Lacinutrix sp. Hel_I_90 DNA encodes the following proteins:
- a CDS encoding endonuclease has translation MKHLNTWLAALLIVVFFNANAQEKKTFKIHTVAFYNLENLFDTINDPTKNDEASPMMEIKADREDIYKKKVHNMARVISDIGYETAGNAPALIGICEVENVNVVEDVANDPLLLAKDYGIVHFESPDRRGIDVGLMYQKALFQPISKSSHTLKIYDDQTRKRVYTRDQLLVSGKLDGELIHVIVSHWPSRSGGEARSRSKRVAAAKLNKRIIDSLQVIDPYAKIITMGDLNDDPTNESVKDVLQAKNKKSKVKLKGIYNPYIDLFKKKGLGTTAYRDAWSLFDQIMFTKPLIDEGYESFKFYQAGIYNKYYLVNKQGRYKGYPLRSFADGGFTDGFSDHFPVYIYLIKEVK, from the coding sequence ATGAAACACCTAAACACTTGGCTTGCAGCCCTTTTAATAGTTGTCTTTTTTAATGCAAACGCACAAGAAAAAAAGACCTTTAAAATTCATACTGTAGCTTTTTACAATCTTGAAAACCTATTTGACACTATAAATGATCCAACAAAAAACGATGAGGCGAGCCCGATGATGGAAATAAAAGCCGACCGTGAGGACATCTATAAAAAGAAAGTACATAACATGGCGCGCGTCATTTCAGATATTGGCTATGAAACTGCTGGAAACGCTCCTGCTCTTATTGGCATCTGTGAAGTTGAAAATGTTAATGTCGTTGAAGATGTTGCTAATGATCCTTTGCTACTGGCTAAAGATTATGGCATTGTGCATTTTGAATCACCAGACCGGCGTGGTATTGATGTCGGCTTAATGTATCAAAAGGCCTTGTTTCAACCCATTTCTAAAAGTTCACATACCTTAAAAATATATGACGATCAAACCAGAAAGCGGGTCTATACCAGAGACCAATTATTAGTCTCTGGAAAATTAGATGGTGAATTAATTCACGTCATTGTTAGTCACTGGCCGTCAAGAAGTGGCGGAGAAGCCAGAAGTCGTTCTAAACGTGTTGCCGCTGCAAAATTAAACAAACGAATTATTGATTCGTTACAGGTTATCGACCCTTATGCTAAAATTATTACCATGGGTGATTTAAATGATGACCCAACAAACGAAAGTGTAAAAGACGTTTTACAAGCAAAAAATAAGAAGAGTAAAGTTAAATTAAAAGGCATATATAATCCTTATATAGATCTATTTAAAAAGAAAGGCTTAGGCACAACGGCCTACAGAGATGCTTGGAGCTTATTTGACCAGATCATGTTTACTAAACCTTTAATTGATGAAGGTTATGAGTCTTTTAAATTTTATCAAGCAGGCATTTATAATAAATACTATCTCGTAAATAAACAAGGCCGTTATAAAGGGTATCCTTTAAGAAGCTTTGCTGACGGTGGTTTCACAGATGGGTTTAGTGATCACTTTCCTGTTTATATTTATTTGATTAAAGAGGTGAAGTAA
- a CDS encoding Txe/YoeB family addiction module toxin, which yields MKLTWSTSSWEDYLYWQKVDKKIVKRINELIKSCMRTPFEGIGKPEALKGDLQGYWSRRITSEHRLVYKYDNDQIFIAACRYHYGK from the coding sequence ATGAAGTTAACCTGGTCTACTTCTTCCTGGGAAGATTATTTGTATTGGCAGAAAGTCGATAAGAAAATAGTAAAACGAATTAATGAACTCATTAAAAGTTGTATGCGAACACCTTTTGAAGGTATAGGGAAACCCGAAGCTTTAAAAGGTGATCTGCAAGGCTATTGGTCAAGACGGATAACATCAGAACATCGGTTGGTCTATAAATATGATAATGATCAAATATTCATAGCAGCTTGCCGTTATCATTATGGAAAATAA
- a CDS encoding type II toxin-antitoxin system Phd/YefM family antitoxin, translated as METVNYTDFRSNLKHWLDKVVNDVSDIVIKRKSGKDLVLISLDEYNSLKETTYLLTGKNRDILLKSIKELEAGKGVQKDLIE; from the coding sequence ATGGAAACAGTAAATTATACAGACTTTCGTTCAAATTTGAAGCATTGGTTAGACAAAGTAGTCAACGATGTGAGCGATATCGTCATCAAACGTAAAAGCGGTAAAGATCTTGTTTTAATATCTTTGGATGAGTACAACTCGTTAAAGGAAACGACCTATTTGTTAACAGGAAAGAATAGAGATATTTTATTAAAATCTATCAAAGAACTGGAAGCGGGTAAGGGAGTTCAAAAAGACTTAATTGAATAA